ATCCTCGTCATAAGCTTCCTGCTGCTGAGCCTGTCTCCTTCGCATCTCCTCCTCGATGTTGACATCATGCAGGGTTGTTTCCTCACACTCCTCCAGTTCTACATCAGTCTGCTTTGATTGTGGCTTCGGAGGAAGAACTTTCAGCAAGGCTCCAACTTGGCCTGAACTCAAGGAATCTGGAAACTCTACATTGAAATGAATATAGAGTTTACCCTTCATGAATGGCCTCTGGTACATGGGCATTCCTTCATCGTTGATAGCCTTGTTGGAATCTAAAATTTTCACACAAGGAAAGAACATTAGAGGACTGCAAAAACGGGTCGGTTACTGATTCAAGTTAGTAAAAGTATAAAGAACCACAGACCGGGCTTCACAACTTCTCCAGGTTGGGATTTGATAAGGAGCTGTCTGCCGTCTAGATGAGTTAATACGAACTGGAAGCCACACAATGCCTCGGTGAGTGAGAGTGTGTGTTCCACAAAAAGGTCATCACCACTCTTCCTCTTGAATTTTGGATGCTCCTTCTGCTGGAGTACAAAAACTATGTCTCCAGTGACAGTGTCAGGCTGCAGAATGACACATAGCATTAAGAACACATTGATCCATTAATTACTGCTTATTTGTCAGGGTATGACATACCGCCTCATCAGCTTCCCCAGGGAACGTAATTTTCTGTCCGTGCTGCATGCCCTTTTCAACATGTACTTCCAAAACTTTCTTTTCCTGAACCACCTTTTCGCCTTTGCATTGTGGGCATCGATCTCTATCATTGATCGTCTCTCCTGTCCCTTTGCACTCGTTGCAAGGGTGTTGCATTTGCTGGATCATACCAGGGCCGAGCTGCCTGATCGAAACTTTCATACCAGATCCCTGACACCCTGAGCACTTCAATTGAGCTCCAGATTTTGATCCTTTACTGCCAACAAAGTAGTACAAGCAAAACAAATGAGGAAATTTATACTGAAAAAGAGAACATTCAAAACAATTAGGAATGTAAAACAAGCTATCAACTATACATAACATGAGAGACACGGATGTGAACCTACCCATTACACTTTGAGCAAATTACATTTCGTGACAGAGACAGTTTCTTGGTGGTCCCAATATAAAGATCCTCAAGCGATGCCTTCAATGGGTGAACTACATCTTCTCCTCTTCTCTGCCTTCGTCCCCTGCTGCTACCTCCTGGTAATCAACAAAACAACTCCTTAATCAAGTTATATTCTACGAACAAGGGTCAACGAGGAAGGCAATTAACCTAAATTAAGAAAAAAGTTGATTTTAAAAGTTAAAACAGCTACCACCAAATGGGCTTCCACCAAAGAAGGATGAGAAGATGTCAAATGGGTCATGCATGCCACCGCCTCCACCCATTCCTTCCTTAAGTGCATCTTCACCATACTGGTCATATATGTCACGTTTTTCTGGATCACTCAAAACCTCATAAGCATGAGCAAGTTCCTTAAACTGCAGCAGAAAACCAGTTCATAAGCTTTTAGTTATTCAAAGAAACAATGCATCACCAGGCAATGCTTGAACAAAATACAGTGCACATAGACGGTCGTATCTGTACTTCATATATATACAAAAGCAAAAGCATTCTGCAAATTTCTTAACTTCACATCATATGAAACAATCAACAGCACCCGAAATCTAAAAGACACGGTCAAGAACTCTATCTAATCCATAACTTGGACATGAATTGGGGTAAACGCAAATTCATTTACACAAACCACCAACTCAACATACCAAAAAAGTTAATAATCATTACATATGACAATATAGCTGCATCAAACTTCATGAACCTAAAGTTTTCAACAACCCTTGAAAACAAAATGAAGTATCACTTGATTCAATAtaagagtaaagagaaaactACAGATTATACAAGCATAATCCAACTCAAAAACTAGCAATTATAACAGATTCTTATGGAAACTCATCAAACCATATGAAGTAGCTCCAAACAGTCAAATTTTGCTCGGATGGAAGGATTTGAATAGGATGAGGGATTTGATTCAGGGAGGAATTTG
This Primulina eburnea isolate SZY01 chromosome 2, ASM2296580v1, whole genome shotgun sequence DNA region includes the following protein-coding sequences:
- the LOC140823196 gene encoding dnaJ protein homolog produces the protein MFGRAPKKSDSTKYYEILGVSKTASQDDLKKAYKKAAIKNHPDKGGDPEKFKELAHAYEVLSDPEKRDIYDQYGEDALKEGMGGGGGMHDPFDIFSSFFGGSPFGGGSSRGRRQRRGEDVVHPLKASLEDLYIGTTKKLSLSRNVICSKCNGKGSKSGAQLKCSGCQGSGMKVSIRQLGPGMIQQMQHPCNECKGTGETINDRDRCPQCKGEKVVQEKKVLEVHVEKGMQHGQKITFPGEADEAPDTVTGDIVFVLQQKEHPKFKRKSGDDLFVEHTLSLTEALCGFQFVLTHLDGRQLLIKSQPGEVVKPDSNKAINDEGMPMYQRPFMKGKLYIHFNVEFPDSLSSGQVGALLKVLPPKPQSKQTDVELEECEETTLHDVNIEEEMRRRQAQQQEAYDEDEDTHGGGAQRVQCAQQ